In Marinobacter sp. LQ44, the following are encoded in one genomic region:
- a CDS encoding 6-pyruvoyl trahydropterin synthase family protein, with the protein MNHLFVDNITVIDFAYLDPARGLVGESWITDVVLGGELDDQGMVFDFSLVKRTIKRVIDERVDHRLVIPRGYEGLNWDEETPDAFIWNLTDGSHIEHRSPDEAVVWLSSNRVVPSAVAALLEKELKAVLPGNVTSVEINLREDVIEGAYYHYVHGLKKHLGNCQRIAHGHRSPIRIDRNGHRDYELENRWAKLWKDIYVGTEEDVTRRFVGEDGVGYITFEYEANQGEFALTLPESRVYMLGTDTTVELIAAHIADQLKAEFPEDEIRVKAYEGVGKGAIAKRV; encoded by the coding sequence ATGAACCACCTCTTTGTCGACAATATCACCGTGATTGACTTTGCCTACCTGGACCCGGCCCGGGGCCTTGTGGGTGAAAGCTGGATTACAGACGTAGTCCTGGGCGGCGAACTGGACGACCAGGGCATGGTGTTCGATTTCAGCCTGGTAAAACGCACCATCAAACGGGTAATCGATGAACGGGTCGATCACCGATTGGTGATTCCGCGTGGCTATGAAGGCCTGAATTGGGACGAAGAGACACCAGATGCTTTCATTTGGAACCTGACCGATGGCAGCCACATTGAACACCGCTCCCCCGACGAAGCCGTGGTGTGGCTGTCTTCCAACCGGGTAGTGCCGTCTGCCGTGGCGGCCCTGTTGGAAAAAGAACTGAAAGCCGTTCTGCCCGGCAACGTCACGTCGGTTGAGATCAACCTGCGGGAAGATGTGATCGAAGGCGCTTACTACCACTACGTGCATGGCCTGAAGAAGCACCTGGGCAACTGCCAGCGCATCGCCCACGGCCATCGATCCCCGATTCGCATAGACCGCAATGGCCACCGGGACTACGAGCTGGAAAACCGCTGGGCCAAGTTATGGAAAGACATCTACGTAGGCACTGAAGAAGACGTGACCCGGCGCTTTGTTGGCGAAGACGGCGTTGGCTACATCACCTTCGAATACGAAGCCAACCAGGGCGAATTCGCCCTAACCCTGCCGGAAAGCCGCGTGTACATGCTCGGCACCGACACCACTGTAGAGCTCATCGCCGCCCACATCGCCGACCAACTCAAAGCCGAGTTTCCGGAAGACGAAATTCGGGTGAAGGCTTATGAGGGGGTTGGTAAGGGAGCGATTGCCAAAAGGGTCTGA
- a CDS encoding nucleotidyltransferase family protein has product MLAAGRASRMGRTKQLLMLPGGESLLSRAVGQARLLSRQVRVVAGCGYPLVRYRCALQPGAWIYHPDWSQGLAGSLAAGIHQLGRQALGVFVVLADQPLLAPEGLKQLAAQARAEPERPWGASYGERVGVPAWIPRSLWPQVVALTGDAGAGRVLNRSGAGAIDIAGVQPDVDTPESWQDVRRLLAEQT; this is encoded by the coding sequence GTGCTGGCCGCTGGGCGAGCCTCACGGATGGGACGCACAAAGCAACTCCTGATGCTGCCGGGTGGTGAATCGTTGTTGTCAAGAGCCGTTGGTCAGGCTCGGTTGCTATCCCGGCAGGTCAGGGTAGTGGCCGGTTGTGGTTACCCCCTGGTTCGATACCGCTGCGCGCTACAGCCGGGCGCCTGGATCTATCATCCCGACTGGTCGCAAGGACTGGCCGGATCACTGGCGGCGGGTATCCATCAACTGGGGCGGCAGGCTCTGGGTGTGTTTGTGGTCTTGGCAGATCAGCCACTGCTGGCGCCTGAAGGGTTGAAACAGCTGGCAGCGCAGGCTCGCGCTGAGCCAGAGCGGCCATGGGGAGCTAGTTATGGGGAACGTGTGGGGGTGCCTGCCTGGATACCCCGGTCACTGTGGCCGCAAGTGGTGGCTCTGACGGGGGACGCCGGAGCGGGGCGGGTTCTGAATCGTTCAGGCGCTGGAGCCATTGATATTGCCGGGGTGCAACCCGATGTTGACACCCCGGAAAGTTGGCAGGACGTCAGGCGGTTATTAGCCGAACAAACCTGA
- a CDS encoding response regulator — protein MAIKNALLVDDSKVARFALSKLLEGRDMEVNMAGSAEEALDFLKSHDRPDVIFMDHLMPGMNGVEATKAIKGNPDTAGIPIIMCTSKKSSSFMEEARNFGVYNILTKPPQTDGLSLVLDQLTSDVEQGTLPPNVTTANDAELPDTEDELLHIPTDASVEMSPKGDIGANGHTSPNVVPLTSDLIEQIARSAVKTHINNRLHELLSDLFDEQFDHLKRALDENRSKQDAAIEERLNELTKLLDDRTRNLRDDVAAEVNLSLSQELARLKKELSKNAGFTAEHMAELKDHITSVQTIDTEFWQTLQSEAIQQAHEISRETAEDIAQRTIDLYVSQQRSANSRIYTLGLAVSLGIFTVGIAWLSGLFG, from the coding sequence ATGGCAATCAAAAACGCTCTGCTGGTGGACGACTCAAAAGTAGCAAGATTTGCGCTCAGCAAACTACTTGAGGGTCGGGACATGGAAGTAAACATGGCGGGCTCTGCCGAGGAAGCACTGGACTTCCTGAAAAGCCATGATCGCCCGGACGTGATCTTTATGGACCACCTGATGCCCGGCATGAATGGCGTTGAGGCTACCAAAGCCATCAAGGGGAACCCGGACACCGCCGGCATCCCCATCATCATGTGCACCTCGAAGAAGTCCTCCTCGTTTATGGAAGAGGCCCGCAATTTCGGGGTGTACAACATCTTGACCAAGCCCCCGCAGACTGATGGCCTCAGCCTGGTTCTGGACCAATTGACCAGTGATGTGGAACAGGGAACACTGCCTCCCAACGTTACCACCGCAAACGATGCCGAATTGCCGGATACTGAAGACGAACTGCTGCACATACCCACAGATGCGTCAGTGGAGATGTCACCGAAAGGCGATATCGGCGCTAACGGACATACCAGCCCGAACGTGGTGCCGCTGACCAGCGACCTGATCGAGCAGATTGCCCGTTCTGCGGTAAAAACCCACATCAACAACCGCCTGCACGAACTGCTCAGTGACTTGTTCGACGAACAGTTTGATCACCTGAAACGGGCCCTGGACGAAAACCGCAGCAAACAGGACGCAGCCATAGAAGAACGGCTGAACGAGCTCACCAAGCTGCTGGATGACCGCACCCGCAACCTTCGGGATGACGTTGCCGCAGAGGTCAACCTGAGCCTTAGCCAGGAACTGGCGCGGCTGAAGAAGGAACTGTCGAAAAACGCCGGCTTCACCGCTGAGCACATGGCAGAGCTGAAAGACCACATCACCAGCGTTCAGACCATCGACACCGAGTTCTGGCAGACCCTGCAGTCTGAGGCCATTCAGCAGGCCCACGAGATCTCCCGTGAAACCGCCGAAGACATTGCCCAGCGCACCATTGATCTGTATGTATCGCAACAGCGCTCTGCCAACTCCCGGATCTACACTCTGGGACTGGCGGTCAGCCTCGGCATATTCACTGTGGGTATTGCCTGGCTGTCAGGTTTGTTCGGCTAA
- a CDS encoding PEGA domain-containing protein, producing MVDFRPLLFVNALALMLLVTAGFASVRKDVPEVTVPGMAETIAAAAEPVLAPEPQPAPEPALPEPEQPAQPVSETASATPFTLPPMPEQPEMVAVAEPVSAINTRLDTPQAERPVQQPAPEQAKEPPPPSTGKLVLRSNVVGDQVTINGKTYGATRLDLELKPGRYDVTIEKPGYQPWTNSVALTAGQELTLVGRLEAYTTVNYRNGEWVGDVRTGDGTWQDEAGLRYEGHFVDGKFHGTGKAWYPDGSRYEGDWDNGERHGEGQWRSADGSAYTGQFERDQFHGKGTLTLDNGDILTGNWSRGRMNGHGSLTTADGMLYVGGFRNDEFHGQGALTYPDGRSYEGEFSNGEFHGKGSEVFADGKKYDGQYMEGSFHGKGLLRNPNGSSIEATFRHGEPYGQVRLTTAAGEVFTARTTEPGVCYRDKSYRATQCPKLEGW from the coding sequence ATGGTCGATTTCAGACCACTACTGTTCGTAAACGCCCTTGCGTTAATGCTCCTGGTTACCGCCGGCTTTGCCTCGGTTAGAAAAGACGTGCCCGAGGTAACCGTTCCCGGCATGGCTGAAACCATAGCCGCGGCGGCGGAGCCGGTCTTGGCACCAGAGCCACAGCCAGCACCGGAACCTGCCTTACCGGAACCCGAACAGCCCGCGCAACCGGTCTCTGAAACCGCCAGCGCTACTCCCTTCACCCTGCCTCCCATGCCGGAACAGCCGGAAATGGTTGCCGTGGCAGAACCGGTTTCAGCCATCAACACCCGGCTGGACACTCCTCAGGCTGAACGCCCTGTTCAGCAACCTGCCCCGGAACAGGCAAAAGAGCCGCCGCCACCGAGCACTGGCAAACTGGTCTTGCGCTCCAACGTGGTGGGCGACCAGGTTACGATCAACGGCAAAACTTACGGCGCCACCCGGCTTGATCTGGAACTGAAGCCTGGCCGCTATGACGTAACCATCGAAAAACCCGGTTACCAACCCTGGACCAACAGCGTAGCACTGACCGCTGGCCAGGAGCTGACGCTGGTGGGCCGCCTGGAAGCCTACACCACGGTCAATTATCGCAATGGTGAGTGGGTTGGTGACGTACGAACCGGCGACGGCACCTGGCAGGACGAGGCCGGCCTTCGCTACGAAGGACACTTTGTTGACGGCAAGTTCCATGGCACCGGCAAGGCCTGGTACCCCGACGGCAGCCGTTACGAAGGCGACTGGGACAATGGCGAGCGCCACGGTGAGGGCCAATGGCGCAGCGCTGATGGCTCAGCCTATACCGGTCAGTTCGAACGGGACCAGTTCCACGGCAAGGGCACCCTTACCCTGGACAACGGCGACATACTCACCGGTAACTGGAGCCGCGGCCGCATGAATGGCCATGGCTCGCTCACCACTGCCGATGGCATGCTTTACGTTGGTGGCTTCCGCAACGACGAATTCCACGGCCAGGGCGCCCTGACCTACCCGGACGGCCGCTCCTATGAGGGCGAATTCTCCAACGGCGAATTCCACGGCAAGGGCTCGGAAGTGTTTGCCGACGGCAAGAAGTACGACGGCCAATACATGGAAGGCAGCTTCCATGGAAAGGGTCTTCTGCGCAACCCGAACGGCAGCTCCATCGAAGCCACCTTCCGCCACGGTGAACCCTATGGACAGGTGCGACTGACCACTGCGGCCGGCGAAGTCTTTACCGCCCGCACCACAGAACCCGGTGTGTGTTATCGGGACAAGAGTTACCGGGCAACGCAATGCCCGAAACTGGAAGGCTGGTAA